Proteins encoded together in one Corynebacterium liangguodongii window:
- the rpsI gene encoding 30S ribosomal protein S9, whose amino-acid sequence MTESNNYTEENFNAEVDVDLATAATEEFNYTIGDAVAPEVDPEAAEVAEPVSLHEGPIQTVGRRKRAIARVTVTEGDGTITVNGREFENYFPNKLHQQDIMLPLTLLEREGQFNIKANISGGGPTGQAGALRLAIARALNVYNPAERPTLKKAGLLTRDARAVERKKAGLHKARRAPQYSKR is encoded by the coding sequence ATGACCGAGTCGAACAACTACACCGAGGAAAACTTCAACGCCGAGGTCGACGTCGATCTCGCCACCGCGGCAACCGAGGAGTTCAACTACACCATCGGCGACGCTGTCGCGCCCGAGGTCGACCCCGAGGCCGCTGAGGTCGCCGAGCCGGTCTCCCTCCACGAGGGCCCGATCCAGACCGTGGGCCGCCGCAAGCGCGCCATCGCCCGCGTGACCGTGACCGAGGGCGACGGCACGATCACCGTCAACGGCCGCGAGTTCGAGAACTACTTCCCGAACAAGCTGCACCAGCAGGACATCATGCTCCCGCTGACGCTGCTTGAGCGCGAAGGCCAGTTCAACATCAAGGCCAACATCTCCGGTGGCGGCCCGACCGGGCAGGCTGGTGCTCTGCGCCTGGCGATTGCCCGCGCACTCAACGTCTACAACCCGGCTGAGCGCCCGACCCTGAAGAAGGCCGGCCTGCTCACCCGTGACGCCCGTGCCGTGGAGCGCAAGAAGGCCGGTCTGCACAAGGCCCGCCGCGCGCCGCAGTACTCCAAGCGCTAG
- the glmM gene encoding phosphoglucosamine mutase yields the protein MTRLFGTDGVRGLANQVLTAELALKLGAAAATVLTENRASAKRRPSAIIGRDPRVSGEMLAAAMSAGMASKGVDVIRVGVIPTPGLAFLTDNYGADIGVMISASHNPMPDNGIKFFSAGGRKLPDDVEDRIEEAMAHLDDTGPTGTGIGRVIEEAPDAQERYLAHLKRAVTADLSGIKVVVDCANGAASEVAPKAYAAAGATVTPIFNTPDAFNINDGSGSTHMDKIQEAVLHYGADIGLAHDGDADRCLAVDAKGNVVDGDQIMAIIATSMRDKNILQENTLVATVMSNLGLKLAMEREGIAMKQTKVGDRYVLEELGRGGYSLGGEQSGHIVVPAHATTGDGTLTGLILMARMAETGKSLEELASVMTVLPQVLINVPVADKSRIADAPAVKDAVAEAEAELGETGRVLLRPSGTEEIFRVMVEAAEQEHARKIAGRLAAVVSSV from the coding sequence ATGACTCGATTGTTTGGAACTGACGGCGTACGCGGCCTGGCAAACCAGGTGCTCACGGCCGAGCTGGCGCTCAAGCTCGGGGCGGCGGCCGCCACGGTGTTGACGGAGAACCGGGCGTCGGCAAAGCGCCGCCCCTCGGCGATCATCGGGCGCGACCCGCGCGTCTCGGGCGAGATGCTCGCCGCCGCCATGTCGGCGGGCATGGCGTCCAAGGGCGTCGACGTCATCCGCGTGGGCGTGATCCCGACGCCGGGCCTGGCGTTTTTGACCGACAACTACGGCGCTGACATCGGGGTGATGATCTCGGCGTCGCACAACCCGATGCCCGATAACGGCATCAAGTTCTTCTCCGCGGGCGGGCGCAAGCTTCCCGACGACGTCGAGGACCGCATCGAAGAGGCGATGGCGCACCTAGACGATACCGGGCCGACCGGCACCGGCATCGGCCGCGTTATCGAGGAAGCCCCCGACGCCCAGGAGCGCTACCTCGCGCACCTCAAGCGGGCGGTGACTGCTGACCTCTCTGGGATCAAGGTGGTGGTGGACTGCGCCAACGGCGCGGCCTCTGAGGTTGCCCCGAAGGCCTACGCGGCGGCGGGCGCTACGGTCACGCCGATTTTTAACACCCCCGACGCCTTTAACATCAACGACGGCTCGGGTTCGACGCACATGGACAAGATCCAGGAGGCGGTGCTGCACTACGGTGCGGATATCGGCCTCGCCCACGACGGAGACGCCGATCGCTGCCTCGCGGTTGACGCCAAAGGCAACGTCGTCGATGGCGACCAGATCATGGCGATTATCGCCACGAGCATGCGGGATAAGAACATCCTGCAGGAAAACACGCTCGTGGCCACGGTGATGAGCAACCTGGGCCTGAAGCTGGCGATGGAGCGCGAGGGCATTGCGATGAAGCAGACGAAGGTGGGGGACCGCTACGTACTCGAAGAGCTTGGCCGCGGGGGGTACTCGCTCGGCGGGGAGCAATCCGGCCACATCGTGGTTCCGGCCCACGCCACCACAGGCGACGGAACGTTGACTGGTCTCATTCTCATGGCGCGGATGGCGGAGACCGGTAAGTCCCTCGAGGAGCTCGCGAGCGTGATGACGGTCCTGCCGCAGGTGCTTATCAACGTCCCCGTCGCCGATAAATCCCGCATCGCGGACGCCCCCGCGGTCAAAGACGCCGTCGCCGAGGCCGAGGCCGAGCTGGGGGAGACCGGGCGGGTCCTGTTGCGGCCCTCGGGCACGGAGGAGATCTTCCGCGTCATGGTCGAGGCTGCGGAGCAAGAGCACGCGCGCAAGATCGCCGGCCGCCTCGCGGCGGTGGTCTCGTCCGTGTAG
- a CDS encoding dienelactone hydrolase family protein: protein MSANLKKLSDLSKRGPHRVLEGDLGYTGLPGKVYTPAEGDGLPAIAFGHDWMRSVDDYHATLRHLASWGIVVAAPDTESGLRPDHSGFAADLDTAVQILAGVRLGNGNVTVAPAKIGVAGHGMGGGAAVLSAVDNPKVKAVAAIYPANTAPSAIEAARNLLIPAMVIGPGEDSDSLFDPGNPAKLAYNWAGEVVYRAPAKGSQASFSEDGLAKRLLGLGKPNSKVQASVRGLLVGYLLHELAGERKYSAFSEPDATGPKVSSLSGEALAERAGLTRDDAAFSLF from the coding sequence GTGTCTGCGAATCTGAAGAAGCTGTCTGATCTGTCGAAGCGCGGCCCGCACCGGGTCCTCGAAGGCGACTTGGGCTACACGGGCCTGCCGGGCAAGGTCTACACCCCCGCCGAGGGCGACGGCCTGCCCGCCATCGCGTTCGGCCACGATTGGATGCGCAGCGTCGATGACTACCACGCCACCCTGCGCCACCTGGCGAGCTGGGGCATCGTCGTCGCCGCGCCGGATACCGAGTCTGGGCTGCGCCCCGACCACTCCGGGTTCGCCGCCGACCTCGATACCGCCGTGCAGATCCTCGCGGGCGTGCGGCTTGGCAACGGCAACGTCACCGTCGCCCCCGCGAAGATCGGCGTGGCAGGCCACGGCATGGGCGGCGGCGCGGCGGTGTTGTCGGCCGTCGATAATCCGAAGGTCAAGGCAGTCGCCGCGATCTACCCCGCCAACACCGCCCCTTCTGCCATCGAGGCCGCGCGCAACCTGTTGATTCCCGCGATGGTGATCGGCCCCGGGGAAGATTCCGATTCGCTTTTTGACCCCGGCAACCCTGCAAAGCTCGCCTACAACTGGGCCGGCGAGGTGGTCTACCGCGCCCCCGCCAAGGGCAGCCAGGCGAGCTTTAGCGAAGACGGCCTAGCCAAGCGCCTGCTCGGCCTGGGCAAGCCCAACTCCAAAGTCCAGGCGAGCGTGCGCGGCCTGCTCGTGGGCTACCTTTTGCACGAGCTCGCCGGGGAGCGCAAGTACTCGGCTTTCAGCGAACCCGACGCGACAGGTCCGAAGGTCTCCTCGCTCTCCGGAGAGGCGCTCGCCGAGCGTGCCGGCCTCACCCGCGACGACGCAGCGTTCTCCTTGTTCTAA
- the glmS gene encoding glutamine--fructose-6-phosphate transaminase (isomerizing), whose protein sequence is MCGIVGYVGQKQSLPIALDALRRMEYRGYDSAGIAVAGSNGIVSAKRAGKLANLEDKIAEIGADTLGGTTGIGHTRWATHGRPTDENAHPHLSYDGKVAIVHNGIIENFAPLRDELVSAGIELASETDSEVAAHLVARAYNEGETAGDFRASALGVLRRLEGAFTLLFIHADHPDQIIAARRSTPLMIGVGEGEMFLGSDVAAFIEHTKQAIELGQDSVVIITKDDYEILNFDGTASEGTPFTIDWDLEAAEKGGFDSFMMKEIYEQPAAVRDTLVGHFSAGRVTLDENNLGEAELAAFDQVFVIACGSAYHSGLAAKYAIEHWVRIPVQIEVASEFRYRDPVLDERTLVLAISQSGETADTLEAVRHAKGQGAKVLAVCNTNGSQIPRESDAVLYTHAGPEIGVASTKAFLAQVAANYIVGLALAQAKGTLSPAEVAEIWAELEAVPEKISETLGTRDQLKQISETLGAVTTMLFLGRGVGYPIALEGALKLKELAYIHAEGFPAGELKHGPIALIEDDLPVVVVVPSPRGLSQLHSKIVSNIQEIRARGAKTLVIAEEGDTAVEPFANWLVRIPATRPLMQPLLATVPLQFLSADIARQCGNDDIDKPRNLAKSVTVE, encoded by the coding sequence ATGTGTGGAATCGTCGGATACGTCGGCCAAAAGCAGTCTTTGCCCATCGCGCTCGATGCCTTGCGCCGAATGGAATACCGCGGATACGACTCCGCCGGTATCGCGGTGGCGGGGTCGAACGGCATCGTCAGCGCGAAGCGGGCCGGGAAGTTGGCCAACCTGGAGGACAAGATCGCCGAGATCGGCGCAGATACCCTCGGCGGCACCACGGGGATCGGGCACACGCGGTGGGCCACCCACGGCCGCCCGACGGACGAGAACGCTCACCCGCATCTCTCCTACGACGGCAAGGTCGCCATCGTGCACAACGGCATCATCGAAAACTTCGCACCCCTGCGCGATGAGCTCGTCTCCGCAGGCATCGAGCTCGCATCGGAGACAGATTCCGAGGTGGCCGCGCACCTGGTGGCCAGGGCGTATAACGAGGGGGAGACCGCCGGGGATTTCCGGGCCTCGGCACTAGGTGTGCTGCGGCGCCTCGAGGGCGCTTTTACCCTGCTGTTTATCCACGCCGACCACCCCGACCAGATCATCGCGGCGCGGCGCTCAACCCCGCTGATGATCGGCGTCGGCGAGGGCGAGATGTTCCTCGGCTCCGACGTTGCCGCATTTATCGAGCACACCAAGCAAGCCATCGAGCTGGGGCAGGACTCCGTGGTCATCATCACCAAGGATGATTACGAGATCCTCAACTTCGATGGCACCGCCTCTGAGGGCACGCCGTTTACCATTGATTGGGATTTGGAGGCCGCGGAGAAGGGCGGGTTCGATTCCTTCATGATGAAGGAGATCTACGAGCAGCCCGCGGCGGTGCGCGACACCCTGGTGGGGCACTTCTCAGCCGGCCGGGTCACCCTCGACGAGAACAACTTGGGCGAGGCCGAGCTCGCCGCGTTCGACCAGGTCTTTGTCATCGCGTGCGGCTCCGCCTACCACTCCGGCCTCGCGGCGAAGTACGCCATCGAGCACTGGGTGCGCATCCCCGTGCAGATTGAGGTGGCCAGCGAGTTCCGCTACCGCGATCCGGTGCTCGATGAGCGCACCCTTGTGCTTGCGATTTCGCAGTCGGGCGAGACGGCGGACACCTTAGAGGCCGTGCGCCACGCCAAGGGGCAAGGGGCGAAGGTATTGGCGGTGTGCAACACGAACGGCTCCCAGATCCCGCGCGAGTCCGATGCGGTGCTCTACACCCACGCGGGCCCGGAAATCGGCGTGGCGTCGACGAAGGCCTTCCTCGCCCAGGTTGCCGCGAACTACATCGTCGGCCTCGCCCTGGCGCAGGCGAAGGGGACGCTGAGCCCCGCGGAGGTTGCGGAGATCTGGGCAGAGCTCGAGGCAGTGCCGGAGAAGATCTCCGAGACCTTGGGCACCCGCGACCAGCTCAAGCAGATCTCCGAGACCCTCGGCGCGGTGACCACGATGCTCTTCCTCGGCCGCGGCGTGGGCTACCCGATCGCGCTCGAGGGCGCCCTGAAGCTCAAAGAGCTCGCCTACATTCACGCCGAGGGCTTCCCCGCCGGCGAGCTCAAGCACGGCCCGATCGCGTTGATTGAAGACGACCTGCCCGTCGTCGTGGTCGTCCCGAGCCCCCGTGGGTTGAGCCAGCTGCACTCGAAGATCGTCTCCAACATCCAAGAGATTCGCGCCCGCGGGGCGAAGACCCTCGTCATCGCGGAGGAGGGCGATACCGCCGTGGAGCCGTTTGCGAACTGGCTCGTGCGCATCCCGGCGACGCGCCCGCTTATGCAGCCGCTGCTTGCCACCGTGCCGCTGCAGTTTTTGTCGGCGGATATCGCCCGCCAGTGCGGTAACGACGACATTGACAAGCCGCGGAACCTGGCCAAGTCGGTCACCGTCGAGTAG
- the alr gene encoding alanine racemase: MLTARIDLGAIAHNTRVLKRLAGDARLMCVVKADAYNHGAERVVPVMDAAGADAFGVATLEEAAAVRALTDAPVLAWLWVPGQPIPDGVELGVPTMEHLRWLIDAPSAPPAGTPLHIKVDTGMHRSGLGRHEWDEAFARAAQAGLNVVGLFSHLAVADDPADPYTGAQAESFQEAVRAAAAAGLSPTVRHLANTPALLSRPDLAFDQVRAGLGLYGLEPIAGGDHGLRPAMTWSAPVLAVKRLAAGEPVSYGLTWSAPRDGYTAVIPAGYADGVARSWQGAFTVTVAGKQYPQVGRVCMDQFIVWLGDNEDGVRVGDDAVIFGAGGVSATEFAAGVGTINYEVVCAPKGRTRRVYGGDILAGEKE; the protein is encoded by the coding sequence ATGTTGACCGCACGGATTGATCTTGGTGCTATCGCGCACAACACGCGCGTGCTCAAGCGCCTCGCCGGGGATGCGCGCCTGATGTGCGTGGTCAAGGCGGATGCCTACAACCACGGCGCCGAGCGCGTCGTGCCGGTGATGGACGCCGCCGGCGCGGACGCCTTCGGCGTGGCCACGCTGGAGGAAGCGGCCGCGGTGCGCGCCCTGACGGATGCGCCCGTCCTCGCGTGGCTGTGGGTGCCGGGCCAGCCCATTCCCGATGGTGTGGAGCTCGGCGTGCCCACGATGGAGCACCTTCGCTGGCTTATCGACGCCCCCTCTGCACCCCCGGCCGGCACCCCGCTGCACATCAAGGTAGACACCGGAATGCACCGCTCGGGCCTCGGCAGGCACGAGTGGGACGAGGCGTTCGCCCGCGCCGCGCAGGCGGGGCTCAACGTCGTCGGGCTCTTCAGCCATCTCGCGGTGGCCGACGACCCGGCAGACCCCTACACAGGCGCCCAGGCGGAGAGCTTTCAGGAGGCGGTGCGGGCCGCCGCTGCGGCGGGGCTTTCCCCCACGGTGCGCCACCTCGCGAACACCCCGGCGCTCCTGAGCCGCCCCGACCTGGCCTTCGACCAGGTGCGCGCCGGGCTGGGGCTCTACGGGCTCGAGCCGATCGCGGGCGGAGATCACGGCCTGCGGCCGGCGATGACGTGGTCCGCGCCGGTGCTCGCGGTGAAGCGGCTCGCCGCCGGGGAGCCGGTGAGCTACGGGCTGACGTGGTCGGCGCCGCGCGACGGGTATACCGCCGTGATCCCTGCGGGGTATGCCGACGGGGTGGCGCGCTCGTGGCAGGGCGCGTTCACCGTCACGGTGGCAGGCAAGCAATACCCCCAGGTCGGGCGCGTGTGCATGGACCAGTTCATCGTCTGGCTCGGTGATAACGAGGACGGCGTGCGGGTGGGCGATGACGCCGTGATCTTCGGCGCGGGCGGCGTGAGCGCGACCGAGTTCGCAGCGGGCGTGGGTACCATCAATTACGAGGTCGTGTGCGCGCCGAAGGGACGGACACGGCGCGTCTATGGTGGGGATATCCTCGCAGGGGAGAAGGAGTAG
- the tsaE gene encoding tRNA (adenosine(37)-N6)-threonylcarbamoyltransferase complex ATPase subunit type 1 TsaE encodes MKADFPERGSRMCPSAEDTARLGRELGAALEAGDVVILDGPLGAGKTTMTQGIAAGMGVRGRVTSPTFIIAREHKPLGEGPSLIHVDAYRLLGEGSVGDPLGQLDALDLDAQLSEAVVVAEWGGGVVESIASRYLVVRLDRESLAGQDPDSQARLISWEMVGC; translated from the coding sequence GTGAAGGCGGATTTTCCCGAGCGCGGCTCGAGGATGTGCCCGAGCGCGGAGGACACCGCGCGGCTTGGCCGTGAGCTCGGCGCCGCACTCGAGGCGGGCGATGTGGTGATCCTCGATGGCCCGCTCGGGGCGGGCAAGACCACCATGACCCAGGGCATCGCCGCGGGTATGGGGGTGCGGGGCAGGGTGACCAGCCCGACGTTTATCATCGCCCGGGAGCACAAGCCCCTCGGTGAGGGCCCGTCGCTCATCCACGTCGACGCCTACCGGCTCCTCGGCGAGGGCTCTGTGGGCGATCCGCTGGGGCAGCTCGATGCCCTCGATTTAGACGCGCAGCTCAGCGAGGCCGTCGTCGTCGCCGAATGGGGCGGTGGTGTGGTGGAATCCATTGCCTCCCGCTACCTTGTCGTGCGACTCGACCGCGAGAGCCTAGCCGGGCAAGATCCCGACTCCCAGGCCCGCCTCATCTCGTGGGAGATGGTGGGGTGCTAG
- the tsaB gene encoding tRNA (adenosine(37)-N6)-threonylcarbamoyltransferase complex dimerization subunit type 1 TsaB: MIVLAIDTATADLVAGVVEAGEAGETKALARALAESVTRTRAHNERLVPTVNGLLEQAGASFADIESIVVGCGPGPFTGLRVGMATAQAFGQALGVPVHGVVTHDAVARCACGESGAECLVVTDARRREVYWARYSGGRRVSGPHVTAPSQVDTIGVEMLSVPEELAGLLPAHDAKVIYCAPRPAGLVAAADLAARPGPLVAHYLRRPDAVPPARGPKSRAIPDVDTQALGDA, translated from the coding sequence GTGATTGTTCTCGCGATCGATACTGCAACGGCGGACCTCGTCGCCGGCGTCGTGGAGGCGGGTGAGGCCGGAGAAACCAAGGCCTTAGCGCGGGCGCTGGCGGAATCGGTCACGCGCACCCGAGCGCACAACGAGCGTCTTGTGCCCACGGTCAATGGCTTGCTCGAGCAAGCCGGGGCCTCGTTCGCCGATATCGAATCGATCGTCGTGGGCTGCGGGCCGGGCCCGTTTACAGGACTGCGCGTCGGCATGGCCACGGCCCAGGCGTTCGGGCAGGCCCTCGGGGTGCCGGTGCACGGAGTGGTCACGCACGATGCGGTGGCGCGCTGTGCGTGCGGTGAGAGCGGCGCGGAATGCCTGGTGGTAACGGACGCGCGCCGCCGCGAGGTCTACTGGGCGAGGTATTCCGGCGGGCGCCGGGTCTCCGGGCCGCACGTGACCGCGCCGTCGCAGGTCGATACCATCGGGGTGGAAATGCTGAGCGTGCCCGAGGAACTCGCAGGATTGCTGCCCGCCCACGACGCCAAGGTGATCTATTGCGCGCCGCGGCCGGCCGGGCTGGTTGCCGCCGCGGACCTCGCGGCGCGGCCCGGCCCGCTCGTGGCGCACTATTTGCGCCGCCCGGACGCGGTGCCCCCGGCGCGGGGGCCGAAGTCGCGGGCGATTCCGGACGTCGATACGCAAGCCCTGGGGGATGCGTAG
- the rimI gene encoding ribosomal protein S18-alanine N-acetyltransferase: MRFRELAAGDAAALAAIEADLFAGDAPWSRDVFLAELAHPYTFYVGAFEADELVGYAGLAMLGPREDPEFEVHTIGVARSHQGRGIGRALMDQLVHAADLAGGPMFLEVRTDNAAAIALYESYGFSILATRKAYYQPSGADAYSMMRHASNERDPGT; the protein is encoded by the coding sequence GTGCGCTTTCGCGAGCTGGCGGCTGGCGACGCCGCCGCACTCGCCGCGATCGAGGCGGACCTCTTCGCCGGCGACGCGCCCTGGTCGCGCGATGTCTTCCTCGCCGAGCTCGCCCACCCATACACCTTCTACGTGGGCGCGTTCGAAGCCGATGAGCTCGTCGGCTACGCGGGCCTGGCCATGCTCGGGCCGAGGGAGGACCCGGAATTCGAGGTGCACACGATTGGGGTGGCGCGCTCGCACCAGGGGCGCGGCATCGGGCGGGCCCTGATGGATCAGCTCGTCCACGCTGCGGACCTCGCCGGGGGCCCGATGTTTTTGGAGGTACGCACCGATAACGCCGCGGCGATCGCGCTCTATGAAAGCTACGGCTTTTCCATCCTGGCCACTCGAAAGGCCTATTATCAGCCCTCGGGCGCGGATGCCTATTCCATGATGCGGCACGCAAGCAACGAAAGGGACCCCGGAACATGA
- the tsaD gene encoding tRNA (adenosine(37)-N6)-threonylcarbamoyltransferase complex transferase subunit TsaD, translating into MIVLGIESSCDETAVGIVELKDDGTMTILADSVASSMHEHARFGGVVPEIASRAHLEAMPQVMADALAQAGIDKPDCVAATVGPGLAGALLVGASAAKAYAAAWGVDFYAVNHLGGHVAVANLDGAGELSHSVALLVSGGHTQLLEVVSVGRPMRELGSTLDDAAGEAYDKVSRLLGLGYPGGPVVDTLARRGQPSIPFPRGLCKPEDLRGEHRYDFSFSGLKTAVARYVEAAEREGRVISVEDVCASFQEAVCDVLTSKAVMACEDTGAEVLLIGGGVAANGRLRELAQERCAAAGIELRVPRLALCTDNGVMVAALAAELIRAGWGPSDLGVGTDTSLEVDVPLVRVVS; encoded by the coding sequence ATGATCGTCCTTGGTATCGAATCGTCCTGTGACGAAACAGCGGTGGGCATCGTCGAGCTGAAAGACGACGGCACGATGACGATCCTCGCGGACTCGGTGGCCTCCTCCATGCACGAGCACGCCCGCTTCGGCGGGGTGGTGCCCGAGATCGCTTCGCGCGCACACCTCGAGGCGATGCCGCAGGTCATGGCCGATGCGCTGGCGCAGGCCGGGATAGACAAGCCGGATTGCGTCGCGGCGACGGTCGGCCCTGGTCTGGCGGGGGCGCTGCTCGTCGGCGCCTCTGCCGCGAAGGCGTACGCGGCCGCGTGGGGAGTGGATTTCTACGCGGTCAACCACCTAGGCGGGCATGTCGCCGTGGCCAACCTCGACGGGGCCGGCGAGCTTTCGCACTCCGTGGCGCTGCTCGTCTCCGGCGGGCACACGCAGCTGCTCGAGGTCGTCTCCGTGGGCAGGCCCATGCGGGAGCTGGGCAGCACGCTTGACGACGCCGCCGGCGAGGCCTACGACAAAGTCTCGCGCCTGCTCGGGCTCGGCTACCCGGGTGGGCCGGTCGTCGATACGCTTGCGCGCCGGGGCCAGCCCTCGATCCCGTTCCCGCGCGGGCTGTGCAAGCCGGAGGACCTGCGCGGGGAGCACCGCTACGATTTTTCCTTCTCCGGGCTAAAGACCGCCGTTGCCCGCTACGTCGAGGCGGCCGAGCGGGAGGGGCGCGTGATCTCCGTCGAAGACGTCTGCGCCTCCTTCCAGGAGGCGGTGTGCGATGTGCTGACCAGCAAAGCGGTCATGGCCTGCGAGGATACGGGCGCGGAGGTGTTGCTCATCGGCGGGGGTGTCGCGGCGAACGGGAGGCTGCGCGAGCTGGCCCAGGAAAGGTGCGCCGCAGCAGGGATCGAGCTGCGCGTGCCCCGGTTGGCGCTGTGTACGGACAACGGTGTGATGGTCGCGGCCCTGGCCGCCGAGCTCATCCGCGCCGGTTGGGGGCCGTCGGATCTGGGGGTGGGCACGGATACCTCGTTGGAGGTCGACGTGCCGCTTGTACGTGTTGTCAGTTAG
- the groES gene encoding co-chaperone GroES — MANVNIKPLEDKVLVQIAEAETTTASGLVIPDSAAEKPQEAVVIAVGPGRLDDNGNRIAVDVKEGDTVVFSKYGGTELKYNGEDYLLLSARDLLAVVEK, encoded by the coding sequence ATGGCAAACGTTAACATCAAGCCGCTCGAGGACAAGGTCCTGGTGCAGATCGCTGAGGCGGAGACCACCACCGCTTCCGGCCTGGTCATCCCCGACTCCGCCGCAGAGAAGCCGCAGGAAGCCGTCGTCATCGCAGTCGGCCCGGGTCGCCTCGACGACAACGGCAACCGCATCGCCGTGGACGTCAAGGAGGGCGACACCGTCGTGTTCTCCAAGTACGGCGGCACCGAGCTGAAGTACAACGGCGAAGACTACCTCCTGCTCTCCGCCCGTGACCTGCTCGCCGTCGTCGAGAAGTAG